In Mus caroli chromosome 9, CAROLI_EIJ_v1.1, whole genome shotgun sequence, a single window of DNA contains:
- the Ccr8 gene encoding C-C chemokine receptor type 8, producing the protein MDYTMEPNVTMTDYYPDFFTAPCDSEFLLRGSMLYLAILYCVLFVLGLLGNSLVILVLVGCKKLRSITDIYLLNLAASDLLFVLSIPFQTHNLLDQWVFGTAMCKVVSGLYYIGFFSSMFFITLMSVDRYLAIVHAVYAIKVRTASVGTALSLIVWLAAVTATIPLMVFYQVASEDGMLQCFQFYDEQSLRWKLFTHFEINALGLLLPFSILLFCYVRILQQLRGCLNHNRTRAIKLVLTVVIVSLLFWVPFNVALFLTSLHDLHILDGCATRQRLALAIHVTEVISFTHCCVNPVIYAFIGEKFKKHLMDVFQKSCSHIFLYLGRQMPLGALERQLSSNQRSSHSSTLDDIL; encoded by the coding sequence ATGGATTACACGATGGAGCCCAACGTCACGATGACCGACTACTACCCTGATTTCTTCACCGCCCCCTGTGACTCAGAGTTCCTCCTCAGAGGCAGCATGTTGTATCTGGCCATCTTGTATTGCGTCTTGTTTGTGCTGGGCCTTCTGGGGAACAGCCTGGTCATCTTAGTCCTTGTGGGCTGCAAGAAACTGAGGAGCATCACAGACATCTACCTCCTGAACCTGGCCGCGTCCGACCTGCTCTTTGTCCTGTCTATTCCCTTTCAGACCCACAACCTGCTGGACCAGTGGGTGTTTGGGACTGCGATGTGTAAGGTGGTCTCTGGCCTTTATTACATTGGTTTTTTCAGCAGTATGTTCTTCATCACCCTCATGAGTGTGGACAGGTACCTGGCTATTGTCCACGCTGTCTATGCCATCAAGGTGAGGACGGCCAGTGTGGGCACAGCCCTGAGCCTGATAGTGTGGCTGGCTGCTGTCACAGCCACCATCCCGTTGATGGTTTTTTACCAAGTGGCCTCTGAAGACGGCATGCTACAATGTTTCCAGTTTTACGACGAGCAGTCTTTGAGGTGGAAGCTCTTTACCCACTTTGAAATCAACGCCTTGGGTCTGCTGCTtcccttctccatcctcctgTTCTGCTATGTCAGGATCCTGCAGCAGCTGCGGGGCTGCCTGAACCACAACAGGACCAGAGCCATCAAGCTGGTGCTCACCGTAGTCATTGTGTCTTTACTCTTCTGGGTCCCATTCAACGTGGCCCTCTTCCTCACGTCCCTGCACGACCTGCACATCTTGGATGGATGTGCCACGAGGCAGAGGCTGGCTCTGGCCATCCATGTCACAGAGGTCATCTCTTTTACCCACTGCTGCGTGAACCCCGTCATCTACGCGTTCATAGGAGAGAAGTTTAAGAAACACCTCATGGATGTGTTTCAAAAGAGCTGCAGCCACATCTTCCTCTACTTAGGGAGACAAATGCCGCTGGGGGCGTTGGAAAGGCAGCTGTCCTCCAACCAGCGATCTTCCCATTCTTCCACCCTGGATGACATCTTGTAA